Proteins from one Planctomyces sp. SH-PL62 genomic window:
- a CDS encoding DUF1501 domain-containing protein, with protein sequence MNQPSDLDAWRTNLQRRVFLRNSAYGLGSLALAGLLDPKLFRSTARAAGGDASRSEASWRGVVRPAHLPIKAKRVIHLCMAGGPSQFESLDYKPRLKELDGRPFPESFTRGQQLAQLQNKTLIARGPFCGFQKHGESGQEISDLFPNIASIADKIAIVRSMTTEQINHDPAHAFMNSGSIIKGRPSMGSWLLYGLGSETDELPGFVVLTSAGATGLQPVSARQWSAGFLPSKFQGIQFQSKGDAVHYISNPPGVDLETQRGTIAEINRLNGILAGDRLDPEIQTRIAQYELASRMQASVPELTDFASEPRSVLDSYGVTNPGDGSFASNCLMARRLAERGVRMIQLYHRAWDHHGDIQRGMTLAARDVDQPCAALVKDLEQRGLLDDTLVIWGGEFGRTPMGQGTGRDHHILGFSLWMAGGGVKGGITYGATDELGYKAVENVVHVRDLHATILALFGIDHARLSYKFQGLDVRLTGVEPARVVREILI encoded by the coding sequence ATGAATCAACCGAGTGATCTCGACGCCTGGCGCACCAATCTGCAACGGCGGGTCTTCCTCCGAAATTCGGCTTACGGCCTCGGGTCGCTGGCCCTTGCAGGACTCCTCGACCCGAAGCTCTTCAGAAGCACCGCGCGAGCCGCCGGAGGCGATGCTTCTCGGTCCGAGGCTAGCTGGCGCGGCGTCGTTCGTCCCGCGCACCTGCCCATCAAGGCGAAACGGGTGATCCACCTCTGCATGGCCGGCGGGCCGTCGCAATTCGAGAGCTTGGACTACAAGCCTCGCCTCAAAGAACTCGACGGTCGACCGTTCCCCGAGTCCTTTACCAGGGGGCAGCAACTCGCGCAGCTCCAGAACAAGACCTTGATCGCACGTGGGCCATTCTGTGGTTTTCAGAAGCACGGGGAGTCCGGTCAGGAGATCTCCGACCTCTTCCCCAACATCGCGTCGATCGCGGATAAGATCGCCATCGTCCGCTCGATGACCACCGAGCAGATCAACCACGATCCGGCTCACGCCTTCATGAACAGCGGTTCCATCATCAAGGGCCGCCCCAGCATGGGATCCTGGTTACTCTACGGCTTGGGCTCCGAGACTGACGAACTACCCGGTTTCGTCGTGCTCACGTCGGCCGGGGCCACGGGTCTCCAGCCGGTCTCGGCGCGTCAGTGGTCGGCCGGATTCCTGCCCAGCAAGTTTCAGGGCATCCAGTTCCAGTCCAAAGGGGACGCGGTCCATTACATAAGCAATCCGCCCGGCGTGGATCTGGAAACACAGCGTGGTACGATCGCCGAGATCAACCGCCTCAATGGGATCCTCGCCGGCGATCGTCTCGATCCTGAGATCCAGACGCGAATCGCCCAGTATGAACTTGCCTCTCGAATGCAGGCGAGCGTCCCCGAGCTGACCGACTTCGCCAGCGAACCGCGCTCCGTGCTCGATTCGTACGGTGTGACCAATCCGGGTGACGGAAGCTTCGCTTCGAACTGCCTGATGGCACGCCGACTCGCCGAGCGCGGGGTGCGGATGATCCAACTCTACCATCGCGCCTGGGACCACCACGGCGACATTCAGCGAGGGATGACCCTCGCGGCCAGGGACGTCGATCAACCCTGCGCCGCGCTGGTTAAAGACCTCGAGCAACGTGGACTTCTCGACGACACCCTGGTGATTTGGGGCGGCGAGTTCGGTCGAACTCCCATGGGGCAGGGGACCGGTCGCGACCACCACATCCTCGGTTTTTCCCTCTGGATGGCCGGAGGCGGAGTCAAGGGTGGGATAACTTACGGTGCGACCGACGAACTCGGTTACAAGGCCGTCGAGAACGTGGTCCATGTCCGCGACCTGCACGCAACGATCCTGGCGCTCTTCGGGATCGACCACGCGCGCCTCTCATACAAGTTCCAGGGACTCGACGTCCGTCTGACGGGGGTCGAACCGGCGCGCGTGGTCAGGGAAATCCTCATTTGA